A genomic segment from Nicotiana tabacum cultivar K326 chromosome 9, ASM71507v2, whole genome shotgun sequence encodes:
- the LOC107788401 gene encoding pentatricopeptide repeat-containing protein At3g14730-like, with amino-acid sequence MSQRTFLLNSLSIFKAKCQSSVSFSSTAYKSFDLKTCIVSLQSCANDKNLTGGKEVHCHMLRFGHLNSSPLPTTSLINMYSKCNSLSHALSVFYASPLGHNVFAYNAIIAGLIANDLPKRAFEFYCQMRVVGVVPDKFTFPCVLKTCCNVVDVKKIHSLVFKLGLEVDLFIGSALLHSYLMHGMVDFALDVFEELSEREDVVLWNAMINGYAQTGEFGSALMVFRWMIEDGVIPNRFTITGVLSALANYGEVYNGKVIHGFVIKKGFDLGVAISNALIDMYGKCRCVTAALEVFKTMVEKDIFSWNSVICVHEQCGDHDGTLRLFKRMLPAGVRPDLVTVTTTLPACAHLAALRHGREIHAYMIVNGVRKDADYREYDDTYIDNAILDMYAKCGSMREAQLIFDMMNYKDVASWNIMIKGYGMHGFGIKALELFSDMCKAELRPDDVTFVGVLSACSHSGLIKQGKEFLAQMQSKYGVVPSIEHYTSVIDMLGRAGQLEAAYELLLTMPIKANSVVWRAFLAACRLHGNSDLAEVAAKQVLDLEPEHCGSYVILSNIYGQTGRYEEVLEVRDTMRLQNVRKTPGCSWIELNNGVHVFITADKSHPEGNLIYAGLNSLTARLREHGYTPESDAFESSP; translated from the coding sequence ATGAGCCAAAGGACCTTTCTTTTGAACTCTTTGTCAATATTTAAAGCAAAGTGCCAATCTTCAGTCAGTTTTTCATCCACTGCTTACAAGTCTTTTGACCTCAAGACTTGCATTGTGTCACTTCAATCATGTGCCAATGACAAGAACCTCACAGGAGGGAAAGAAGTCCATTGCCACATGCTTAGATTTGGCCATTTAAATTCATCTCCACTGCCTACTACTAGCCTTATTAACATGTACTCGAAATGCAACTCGTTATCGCATGCGTTATCTGTGTTCTATGCTTCACCACTTGGTCATAATGTGTTTGCTTATAATGCTATTATAGCAGGGTTAATTGCCAATGACTTGCCTAAAAGAGCTTTTGAATTCTATTGCCAAATGAGGGTAGTTGGTGTCGTGCCTGATAAGTTCACTTTCCCTTGTGTGCTTAAGACTTGTTGTAATGTAGTAGATGTGAAAAAGATTCATTCGTTAGTTTTTAAACTTGGGTTAGAAGTTGATTTGTTCATTGGCAGTGCTTTGTTGCATAGTTATTTGATGCATGGGATGGTAGATTTTGCGTTAGATGTGTTTGAGGAGTTGTCGGAGAGGGAAGATGTTGTGCTTTGGAACGCCATGATCAATGGCTATGCTCAAACGGGTGAGTTTGGTAGTGCTTTGATGGTTTTTAGGTGGATGATTGAGGATGGGGTTATTCCCAACAGGTTTACTATAACGGGTGTACTTTCTGCTCTGGCAAATTATGGGGAAGTTTATAATGGGAAGGTGATTCACGGGTTTGTGATAAAGAAGGGGTTTGATTTGGGTGTTGCCATTTCGAATGCACTAATTGACATGTATGGTAAATGTCGCTGTGTTACTGCAGCTTTGGAGGTTTttaagacgatggtggagaaggATATATTTTCTTGGAACTCGGTAATTTGTGTGCATGAACAATGTGGTGATCACGATGGAACGTTGAGGCTTTTCAAAAGGATGTTGCCTGCTGGAGTTCGTCCGGATTTGGTGACTGTCACTACCACTCTTCCTGCTTGTGCTCATTTAGCCGCATTAAGGCACGGTAGGGAGATTCACGCGTACATGATTGTTAATGGTGTGAGGAAAGATGCTGATTACAGAGAATATGATGATACTTACATTGATAATGCAATTTTGGACATGTATGCAAAATGTGGAAGCATGCGTGAAGCTCAACTGATCTTTGATATGATGAATTACAAAGATGTAGCATCGTGGAATATTATGATTAAGGGGTATGGCATGCACGGATTTGGCATCAAGGCATTAGAATTGTTTTCTGATATGTGTAAGGCAGAATTGAGGCCTGATGATGTCACATTCGTTGGTGTGTTGTCGGCTTGTAGCCATTCTGGCCTAATAAAACAGGGTAAAGAATTTCTTGCACAAATGCAGTCGAAGTATGGCGTTGTGCCTTCTATTGAACATTACACCTCCGTGATTGACATGCTAGGTCGTGCCGGGCAGCTTGAAGCTGCTTATGAATTGTTATTAACAATGCCGATTAAGGCCAATTCTGTTGTATGGAGGGCATTCTTGGCTGCCTGCCGTCTCCACGGTAATTCTGATCTTGCTGAGGTTGCTGCAAAACAGGTGCTTGACCTTGAACCAGAACACTGTGGAAGTTATGTCATATTATCGAATATTTATGGACAGACTGGTCGCTATGAAGAGGTATTAGAGGTAAGAGACACAATGAGGCTACAAAATGTAAGGAAGACACCTGGTTGCAGCTGGATTGAACTTAATAATGGTGTCCATGTCTTTATTACTGCTGATAAGTCTCATCCGGAAGGGAACCTTATTTATGCTGGATTGAATTCCTTAACTGCTCGATTGCGTGAGCATGGTTATACACCAGAATCAGATGCCTTCGAGAGCAGTCCATGA